The Acidobacteriota bacterium genome contains the following window.
CCGACTCACTCCCCCGCGGCGGCGCTGGATTCCAGCCCCCGGACGATGTCACGCAGGTTCCCCGCTTCGGGACCGTAAGGATCGGCCGCCAGGGCCCTTCGGAAGTACGACAGGGCCGTGACCGGGTCCTCCTTGCCTTCGAGGTACAGGGAGCCGAGGGTAGCCAGGTAGGACACCTCTTTCGGCGCCGCCTTCAGGGCCCGCTCGTACTGAATGACGGCTTCGTCCACCCGCCCCTGCTGGTAGGCGATTCGGCCGAGGTTGGCGAGGGCCTGGTGGCGCAGGGGATCCATCGAAACCGCCTTGGTGAAGGCGTACCGGGCCGCCTCCCACTTGGATTCGCGGGCCTCCAGGAGCCCCTTCTCGAAGTACAGGTCGGCGCTGTGCAGACCGCGCCCCAGGGCCTCCTCCAGGACCTTCCTGGCCTCCGGGAGGCGGTCCCTCTGAAGCAGGATTTCGGCCAGATTGGCGGCGGCCTCCGCGAAGCCGGGCGAGATGGTCAGCGCCGCCCGATACTCCTTCTCGGCCAGGTCCAGGTTCCCTTTCCGCTTGTGGACCGTGCCGAGGTTGAGGTGCGCCGTATCCATCTGAGGCTTGAGGAGGACCTCCCTCTCGAAGCAGACACGCGCCTTGTCGAGCTGCCCGTCGTTGAGGTAAGCGATCCCCAGCATGGAGAGGGCCGGCACGTTTTCGGGGTTCCTCTTGAGGATCGAGAGGAGGGCCTCCACCCCCCGGGCCTTCTCCCCTTGATCCATGAGGTCCGTCACGGCGCGGAGTTCCTCCTCGATCCCGATGGCGTCCTTGGGGTCGAGGAGACCCTGGGCGTCGGGACGCACGCCCCCCGCCGAGAGGTAGCCCAAGGACATCAGCTGTCTCAAGGTCTCCGCGTTGGAGGGGTCCTTGAGGAGCCGGTCCATCTCGGCCTTCTCCCCCGAATCGGCGGCGGGAAAGGCGGCAAGGGCCTTTTTCAGGGCCGCCGCCTGAGCGGGCCGGGCCGCGAGGAGGTTCTTGGTCTCCGACGCCTCCCACTCGTAGAGTTCCGGGCGGGGCGCCTCGATGTACTTCCAGGGCCCGTCCACCAGCCCCCTCAGGGGCGCCCACCCGTAAGTGAAGAAGCCGTGGTAGGACTCGGCGTAGACGGGCCGCGCCGCCAGCGTCTTGCCCTCGAGCAGGGGGCGCAGGCTCCTCCCGTCCGTCTC
Protein-coding sequences here:
- a CDS encoding sulfatase-like hydrolase/transferase, with protein sequence MAQEGHGAGPGALIAALRRSGAGVALAAALLPVVSAAAEGPPRSPSVVLVTLDTTRADRLGCYGHASAKTPVLDALASRGVLFERALSHVPLTLPSHAVLLTGRLPSSLNLRVNGLTLKEGVPSLATRLKARGYWTGAFVSSVVLDRARGLAAGFDVYDDRMTLAPRSGGPPEERRAEEVTRAALEVVRKTRGPFFLWAHYYDPHYEYRPPEPYAKAFAKDRYDGEIAYMDAQIGELLDGLRASGLLEGALVVVAGDHGEGLMEHGERQHGVFLYDYALRVPLLVAWEGRIGGGRRVPDLCGLCDVAPTVLDLLGLPSGETDGRSLRPLLEGKTLAARPVYAESYHGFFTYGWAPLRGLVDGPWKYIEAPRPELYEWEASETKNLLAARPAQAAALKKALAAFPAADSGEKAEMDRLLKDPSNAETLRQLMSLGYLSAGGVRPDAQGLLDPKDAIGIEEELRAVTDLMDQGEKARGVEALLSILKRNPENVPALSMLGIAYLNDGQLDKARVCFEREVLLKPQMDTAHLNLGTVHKRKGNLDLAEKEYRAALTISPGFAEAAANLAEILLQRDRLPEARKVLEEALGRGLHSADLYFEKGLLEARESKWEAARYAFTKAVSMDPLRHQALANLGRIAYQQGRVDEAVIQYERALKAAPKEVSYLATLGSLYLEGKEDPVTALSYFRRALAADPYGPEAGNLRDIVRGLESSAAAGE